Proteins found in one Miscanthus floridulus cultivar M001 chromosome 4, ASM1932011v1, whole genome shotgun sequence genomic segment:
- the LOC136551820 gene encoding uncharacterized protein isoform X3 has product MAPPRSLAGAAIAATAAAIVLSCLLYRRKCARLAARVREVEASLAVAAEKVAAERRGRVRAQQSLRRALSQQESRSDEARPAKAAAPASYPLAPIGTVQSCFSTRNGTPRQPLVVTLARATVALDPARVPAAALEGLASYSHCWILYVFHLNTDLDKLWKDPARSKLKAKVRVPRLKGGKMGVLATRSPHRPNPIGLSVAKVEAVDGHTLLLSGVDLVDGTPVLDIKPYLPYSDSVKGAAVPNWLEQVDGALAVESVHFSEHFIFALPTCWTHIQQSLYASADEFQDLIKQVLSWDIRSISQRTRPHQVSMEADANDHCGEDTDDDHRDTGHCGVVYHLHLEGIDVSYRIDQGSNIVVENAALLPDVVQKQHGYLAWRDKLGSSVL; this is encoded by the exons ATGGCGCCGCCGCGAAGCCTCGCCGGCGCCGCCATAGCTGCCACTGCCGCAGCCATCGTCCTCTCAT GCTTGCTCTACAGGCGCAAATGCGCTCGTCTGGCCGCGCGGGTCCGCGAGGTGGAGGCCTCACTTGCGGTCGCTGCAGAAAAGGTCGCTGCCGAGCGCCGCGGCAGAGTGCGGGCCCAGCAG TCGCTGAGGAGGGCACTGAGTCAGCAGGAGTCTCGCTCCGACGAGGCGAGGCCGGCCAAGGCCGCCGCCCCAGCATCTTACCCGCTGGCGCCGATTGGCACTGTCCAGTCCTGCTTCTCCACTAG GAATGGTACACCAAGGCAGCCTTTGGTAGTTACGTTGGCTAGGGCAACTGTGGCGCTTGATCCAGCCCGAGTCCCCGCAGCAGCCCTGGAGGGACTAGCTAGTTACTCACATTGCTGGATTCTTTATGTTTTTCACCTTAACACTGATCTTGATAAACTATGGAAAGATCCTGCTAGGTCTAAGCTAAAAGCAAAG GTAAGGGTACCGAGATTGAAAGGGGGCAAGATGGGGGTTTTGGCAACTAGATCGCCACATCGGCCTAATCCAATCGGACTCAGCGTAGCAAAG GTGGAGGCGGTGGATGGGCATACTCTTTTGCTTTCTGGAGTAGATTTGGTTGATGGCACG CCTGTGCTTGATATTAAACCATACCTGCCATATTCTGACAGTGTTAAAGGTGCAGCTGTTCCCAATTGGTTAGAG CAGGTTGATGGTGCATTAGCCGTGGAGTCTGTCCATTTTTCTGAACATTTCATTTTTGCGCTTCCCACTTGCTGGACGCATATA CAGCAGTCGCTCTATGCTTCAGCAGACGAGTTTCAGGATCTTATCAAGCAGGTCCTTTCCTGGGACATCAGATCTATCTCACAGCGGACCCGTCCCCATCAAGTGAGTATGGAAGCTGATGCCAATGACCACTGTGGCGAAGACACTGATGATGACCACAGGGACACAGGTCACTGCGGTGTGGTTTACCACCTACATCTTGAAGGCATCGATGTATCGTACAGAATTGATCAAGGCTCCAACATTGTCGTCGAGAACGCCGCCCTTCTTCCGGACGTCGTCCAGAAACAGCATGGTTATTTGGCATGGAGGGACAAACTTGGCAGCAGCGTTTTGTAG
- the LOC136551820 gene encoding uncharacterized protein isoform X1, translated as MAPPRSLAGAAIAATAAAIVLSCLLYRRKCARLAARVREVEASLAVAAEKVAAERRGRVRAQQSLRRALSQQESRSDEARPAKAAAPASYPLAPIGTVQSCFSTRNGTPRQPLVVTLARATVALDPARVPAAALEGLASYSHCWILYVFHLNTDLDKLWKDPARSKLKAKVRVPRLKGGKMGVLATRSPHRPNPIGLSVAKVEAVDGHTLLLSGVDLVDGTPVLDIKPYLPYSDSVKGAAVPNWLEQVDGALAVESVHFSEHFIFALPTCWTHIQQQSLYASADEFQDLIKQVLSWDIRSISQRTRPHQVSMEADANDHCGEDTDDDHRDTGHCGVVYHLHLEGIDVSYRIDQGSNIVVENAALLPDVVQKQHGYLAWRDKLGSSVL; from the exons ATGGCGCCGCCGCGAAGCCTCGCCGGCGCCGCCATAGCTGCCACTGCCGCAGCCATCGTCCTCTCAT GCTTGCTCTACAGGCGCAAATGCGCTCGTCTGGCCGCGCGGGTCCGCGAGGTGGAGGCCTCACTTGCGGTCGCTGCAGAAAAGGTCGCTGCCGAGCGCCGCGGCAGAGTGCGGGCCCAGCAG TCGCTGAGGAGGGCACTGAGTCAGCAGGAGTCTCGCTCCGACGAGGCGAGGCCGGCCAAGGCCGCCGCCCCAGCATCTTACCCGCTGGCGCCGATTGGCACTGTCCAGTCCTGCTTCTCCACTAG GAATGGTACACCAAGGCAGCCTTTGGTAGTTACGTTGGCTAGGGCAACTGTGGCGCTTGATCCAGCCCGAGTCCCCGCAGCAGCCCTGGAGGGACTAGCTAGTTACTCACATTGCTGGATTCTTTATGTTTTTCACCTTAACACTGATCTTGATAAACTATGGAAAGATCCTGCTAGGTCTAAGCTAAAAGCAAAG GTAAGGGTACCGAGATTGAAAGGGGGCAAGATGGGGGTTTTGGCAACTAGATCGCCACATCGGCCTAATCCAATCGGACTCAGCGTAGCAAAG GTGGAGGCGGTGGATGGGCATACTCTTTTGCTTTCTGGAGTAGATTTGGTTGATGGCACG CCTGTGCTTGATATTAAACCATACCTGCCATATTCTGACAGTGTTAAAGGTGCAGCTGTTCCCAATTGGTTAGAG CAGGTTGATGGTGCATTAGCCGTGGAGTCTGTCCATTTTTCTGAACATTTCATTTTTGCGCTTCCCACTTGCTGGACGCATATA CAGCAGCAGTCGCTCTATGCTTCAGCAGACGAGTTTCAGGATCTTATCAAGCAGGTCCTTTCCTGGGACATCAGATCTATCTCACAGCGGACCCGTCCCCATCAAGTGAGTATGGAAGCTGATGCCAATGACCACTGTGGCGAAGACACTGATGATGACCACAGGGACACAGGTCACTGCGGTGTGGTTTACCACCTACATCTTGAAGGCATCGATGTATCGTACAGAATTGATCAAGGCTCCAACATTGTCGTCGAGAACGCCGCCCTTCTTCCGGACGTCGTCCAGAAACAGCATGGTTATTTGGCATGGAGGGACAAACTTGGCAGCAGCGTTTTGTAG
- the LOC136551820 gene encoding uncharacterized protein isoform X4, producing the protein MAPPRSLAGAAIAATAAAIVLSCLLYRRKCARLAARVREVEASLAVAAEKVAAERRGRVRAQQSLRRALSQQESRSDEARPAKAAAPASYPLAPIGTVQSCFSTRNGTPRQPLVVTLARATVALDPARVPAAALEGLASYSHCWILYVFHLNTDLDKLWKDPARSKLKAKVRVPRLKGGKMGVLATRSPHRPNPIGLSVAKVEAVDGHTLLLSGVDLVDGTPVLDIKPYLPYSDSVKGAAVPNWLEVDGALAVESVHFSEHFIFALPTCWTHIQQSLYASADEFQDLIKQVLSWDIRSISQRTRPHQVSMEADANDHCGEDTDDDHRDTGHCGVVYHLHLEGIDVSYRIDQGSNIVVENAALLPDVVQKQHGYLAWRDKLGSSVL; encoded by the exons ATGGCGCCGCCGCGAAGCCTCGCCGGCGCCGCCATAGCTGCCACTGCCGCAGCCATCGTCCTCTCAT GCTTGCTCTACAGGCGCAAATGCGCTCGTCTGGCCGCGCGGGTCCGCGAGGTGGAGGCCTCACTTGCGGTCGCTGCAGAAAAGGTCGCTGCCGAGCGCCGCGGCAGAGTGCGGGCCCAGCAG TCGCTGAGGAGGGCACTGAGTCAGCAGGAGTCTCGCTCCGACGAGGCGAGGCCGGCCAAGGCCGCCGCCCCAGCATCTTACCCGCTGGCGCCGATTGGCACTGTCCAGTCCTGCTTCTCCACTAG GAATGGTACACCAAGGCAGCCTTTGGTAGTTACGTTGGCTAGGGCAACTGTGGCGCTTGATCCAGCCCGAGTCCCCGCAGCAGCCCTGGAGGGACTAGCTAGTTACTCACATTGCTGGATTCTTTATGTTTTTCACCTTAACACTGATCTTGATAAACTATGGAAAGATCCTGCTAGGTCTAAGCTAAAAGCAAAG GTAAGGGTACCGAGATTGAAAGGGGGCAAGATGGGGGTTTTGGCAACTAGATCGCCACATCGGCCTAATCCAATCGGACTCAGCGTAGCAAAG GTGGAGGCGGTGGATGGGCATACTCTTTTGCTTTCTGGAGTAGATTTGGTTGATGGCACG CCTGTGCTTGATATTAAACCATACCTGCCATATTCTGACAGTGTTAAAGGTGCAGCTGTTCCCAATTGGTTAGAG GTTGATGGTGCATTAGCCGTGGAGTCTGTCCATTTTTCTGAACATTTCATTTTTGCGCTTCCCACTTGCTGGACGCATATA CAGCAGTCGCTCTATGCTTCAGCAGACGAGTTTCAGGATCTTATCAAGCAGGTCCTTTCCTGGGACATCAGATCTATCTCACAGCGGACCCGTCCCCATCAAGTGAGTATGGAAGCTGATGCCAATGACCACTGTGGCGAAGACACTGATGATGACCACAGGGACACAGGTCACTGCGGTGTGGTTTACCACCTACATCTTGAAGGCATCGATGTATCGTACAGAATTGATCAAGGCTCCAACATTGTCGTCGAGAACGCCGCCCTTCTTCCGGACGTCGTCCAGAAACAGCATGGTTATTTGGCATGGAGGGACAAACTTGGCAGCAGCGTTTTGTAG
- the LOC136551820 gene encoding uncharacterized protein isoform X2: protein MAPPRSLAGAAIAATAAAIVLSCLLYRRKCARLAARVREVEASLAVAAEKVAAERRGRVRAQQSLRRALSQQESRSDEARPAKAAAPASYPLAPIGTVQSCFSTRNGTPRQPLVVTLARATVALDPARVPAAALEGLASYSHCWILYVFHLNTDLDKLWKDPARSKLKAKVRVPRLKGGKMGVLATRSPHRPNPIGLSVAKVEAVDGHTLLLSGVDLVDGTPVLDIKPYLPYSDSVKGAAVPNWLEVDGALAVESVHFSEHFIFALPTCWTHIQQQSLYASADEFQDLIKQVLSWDIRSISQRTRPHQVSMEADANDHCGEDTDDDHRDTGHCGVVYHLHLEGIDVSYRIDQGSNIVVENAALLPDVVQKQHGYLAWRDKLGSSVL, encoded by the exons ATGGCGCCGCCGCGAAGCCTCGCCGGCGCCGCCATAGCTGCCACTGCCGCAGCCATCGTCCTCTCAT GCTTGCTCTACAGGCGCAAATGCGCTCGTCTGGCCGCGCGGGTCCGCGAGGTGGAGGCCTCACTTGCGGTCGCTGCAGAAAAGGTCGCTGCCGAGCGCCGCGGCAGAGTGCGGGCCCAGCAG TCGCTGAGGAGGGCACTGAGTCAGCAGGAGTCTCGCTCCGACGAGGCGAGGCCGGCCAAGGCCGCCGCCCCAGCATCTTACCCGCTGGCGCCGATTGGCACTGTCCAGTCCTGCTTCTCCACTAG GAATGGTACACCAAGGCAGCCTTTGGTAGTTACGTTGGCTAGGGCAACTGTGGCGCTTGATCCAGCCCGAGTCCCCGCAGCAGCCCTGGAGGGACTAGCTAGTTACTCACATTGCTGGATTCTTTATGTTTTTCACCTTAACACTGATCTTGATAAACTATGGAAAGATCCTGCTAGGTCTAAGCTAAAAGCAAAG GTAAGGGTACCGAGATTGAAAGGGGGCAAGATGGGGGTTTTGGCAACTAGATCGCCACATCGGCCTAATCCAATCGGACTCAGCGTAGCAAAG GTGGAGGCGGTGGATGGGCATACTCTTTTGCTTTCTGGAGTAGATTTGGTTGATGGCACG CCTGTGCTTGATATTAAACCATACCTGCCATATTCTGACAGTGTTAAAGGTGCAGCTGTTCCCAATTGGTTAGAG GTTGATGGTGCATTAGCCGTGGAGTCTGTCCATTTTTCTGAACATTTCATTTTTGCGCTTCCCACTTGCTGGACGCATATA CAGCAGCAGTCGCTCTATGCTTCAGCAGACGAGTTTCAGGATCTTATCAAGCAGGTCCTTTCCTGGGACATCAGATCTATCTCACAGCGGACCCGTCCCCATCAAGTGAGTATGGAAGCTGATGCCAATGACCACTGTGGCGAAGACACTGATGATGACCACAGGGACACAGGTCACTGCGGTGTGGTTTACCACCTACATCTTGAAGGCATCGATGTATCGTACAGAATTGATCAAGGCTCCAACATTGTCGTCGAGAACGCCGCCCTTCTTCCGGACGTCGTCCAGAAACAGCATGGTTATTTGGCATGGAGGGACAAACTTGGCAGCAGCGTTTTGTAG